One Actinosynnema pretiosum DNA segment encodes these proteins:
- a CDS encoding glycoside hydrolase family 6 protein: MTALAATAVVVGGPSANAAPGCRVNYSVTNQWSDGFGATVTVTNLGDAITGGWTLEWDFAAGQRVGQGWNGTFAQSGAKVTVTNPTWSPGLGTNASVSPGFNGTWSGSNPVPTQFKLNGTVCTGSVGPTSTTTTTTTTTTGGNTTTTTSGNNQPGTRVDNPYANAGVYVNPQWSALAAAEPGGSRIANQPTGVWMDRISSIDGNGSPTTGTMGLADHLDEAVKQARTAPGGNLVFQVVIYNLPGRDCAALASNGELGATELDRYKTEYIDKVAGILSRPAYANLRIVTVIEVDSLPNLVTNVSPRATAVPNCDTMKANQNYQNGVAYAVSKLGDIANVYNYLDAGHHGWIGWGDTVPEYDNFFSSAKMISTILGREGATKSDVHGFITNTANYSALEEPHWTVDDVVGGQAVKEKSKWVDWNDFNGEIAFATALRQELVKNGFDSNIGMLIDTSRNGWGGSARPTAKSTSTDPTVYVNESRIDKRAQKGNWCNQAGAGLGERPKASPKPGIDAYVWMKPPGESDGSSSQIPNNEGKGFDRMCDPTYGGNIRNGNNPSGALGNAPLSGHWFSSQFQELMRNAYPTL, from the coding sequence GTGACCGCTCTGGCCGCGACCGCGGTCGTGGTGGGCGGCCCGAGCGCCAACGCCGCACCGGGGTGCCGGGTGAACTACAGCGTCACGAACCAGTGGTCCGACGGCTTCGGCGCCACGGTCACGGTCACCAACCTCGGGGACGCCATCACCGGCGGCTGGACCCTGGAGTGGGACTTCGCCGCAGGTCAGCGGGTCGGCCAGGGGTGGAACGGCACCTTCGCCCAGTCGGGCGCCAAGGTGACCGTCACCAACCCGACCTGGAGCCCCGGCCTCGGCACCAACGCGTCGGTGTCCCCCGGCTTCAACGGCACCTGGAGCGGCAGCAACCCCGTGCCGACCCAGTTCAAGCTGAACGGCACCGTCTGCACCGGCTCGGTCGGGCCGACGTCCACCACGACGACGACCACGACCACGACCACCGGTGGCAACACGACCACCACGACCTCCGGGAACAACCAGCCCGGCACCAGGGTCGACAACCCGTACGCCAACGCGGGCGTCTACGTCAACCCGCAGTGGTCGGCCCTCGCCGCCGCCGAGCCGGGCGGTTCGCGCATCGCGAACCAGCCCACCGGCGTCTGGATGGACCGGATCAGCTCGATCGACGGCAACGGGTCGCCGACCACGGGCACGATGGGCCTGGCCGACCACCTGGACGAGGCGGTCAAGCAGGCCCGCACCGCGCCCGGCGGCAACCTGGTCTTCCAGGTCGTGATCTACAACCTGCCCGGTCGCGACTGCGCCGCGCTGGCCTCGAACGGCGAGCTGGGCGCGACGGAGCTGGACCGCTACAAGACCGAGTACATCGACAAGGTCGCGGGCATCCTCTCCCGCCCCGCCTACGCGAACCTGCGCATCGTGACGGTCATCGAGGTCGACTCGCTGCCGAACCTGGTCACCAACGTCTCCCCGAGGGCGACCGCGGTTCCCAACTGCGACACGATGAAGGCCAACCAGAACTACCAGAACGGCGTGGCGTACGCGGTCTCCAAGCTCGGTGACATCGCGAACGTCTACAACTACCTGGACGCCGGCCACCACGGCTGGATCGGCTGGGGCGACACCGTTCCCGAGTACGACAACTTCTTCTCCTCGGCGAAGATGATCTCGACCATCCTGGGCCGCGAGGGCGCGACCAAGTCCGACGTGCACGGCTTCATCACCAACACCGCGAACTACTCCGCGCTGGAGGAGCCGCACTGGACGGTCGACGACGTCGTCGGCGGCCAGGCGGTCAAGGAGAAGTCGAAGTGGGTCGACTGGAACGACTTCAACGGTGAGATCGCCTTCGCGACCGCGCTGCGCCAGGAGCTCGTCAAGAACGGCTTCGACTCCAACATCGGCATGCTGATCGACACCTCGCGCAACGGCTGGGGCGGTTCCGCCAGGCCCACCGCGAAGTCGACCTCGACCGACCCGACGGTCTACGTCAACGAGTCGCGGATCGACAAGCGCGCCCAGAAGGGCAACTGGTGCAACCAGGCAGGCGCCGGTCTCGGCGAGCGGCCCAAGGCCTCGCCCAAGCCGGGCATCGACGCCTACGTCTGGATGAAGCCGCCGGGCGAGTCCGACGGCTCCAGCAGCCAGATCCCGAACAACGAGGGCAAGGGCTTCGACCGGATGTGCGACCCGACCTACGGCGGCAACATCCGGAACGGGAACAACCCGTCCGGCGCCCTGGGCAACGCCCCCCTGTCGGGCCACTGGTTCTCCTCGCAGTTCCAGGAGCTCATGCGCAACGCCTACCCGACGCTCTGA
- a CDS encoding sigma 54-interacting transcriptional regulator, with protein MTSRLPTTVGELRASGHQPRGVKAEIRENLLAALRSGRDPWPGIVGFDRTVLPQLERALLAGHDVVLLGERGQGKTRLLRTIVGLLDEWTPVIEGAELGEHPLDPITPESKRRAAELGDDLPVAWRHRDDRFAEKLATPDTSVGDLVGDVDPVKVAQGRSLGDPETIHYGLLPRSHRGVIAVNELPDLAERIQVSLLNVMEERDIQIRGYALRLPLDVLLVATANPEDYTNRGRIITPLKDRFGAEIRTHYPLEVAAEVDLVRQEADLVAEVGDHLLEVVARFVRHLRESSAIDQRSGVSARFAVAAAETVAAAALRRSALTGESPAVARPVDLESVPEVLRGKLEFEAGEEGREQEVLTHLLRRSVADTARAALAGVDLRQLAEAVSDGHPVATGERVTAAELLGALPELPVLHEVATRLGADPSGPAGRIASAVELALESLYLTRRLAKDADDDRSVYG; from the coding sequence GTGACCTCTCGACTTCCCACCACCGTCGGCGAACTGCGCGCCTCGGGACACCAGCCGCGCGGGGTCAAGGCCGAGATCAGGGAGAACCTGCTCGCCGCCCTGCGCTCCGGCCGCGACCCGTGGCCCGGCATCGTCGGCTTCGACCGCACCGTCCTGCCCCAGCTGGAGCGGGCCCTGCTCGCCGGGCACGACGTCGTCCTGCTCGGTGAGCGCGGCCAGGGCAAGACCCGCCTGCTGCGCACGATCGTCGGCCTGCTCGACGAGTGGACGCCCGTCATCGAGGGCGCCGAGCTGGGCGAGCACCCGCTCGACCCGATCACCCCCGAGTCCAAGCGCCGCGCCGCCGAGCTGGGCGACGACCTGCCCGTCGCCTGGCGGCACCGGGACGACCGGTTCGCCGAGAAGCTCGCCACCCCCGACACCTCCGTCGGCGACCTCGTCGGCGACGTCGACCCGGTCAAGGTCGCCCAGGGCCGCAGCCTCGGCGACCCCGAGACCATCCACTACGGACTCCTCCCGCGCTCGCACCGGGGTGTCATCGCCGTCAACGAGCTGCCCGACCTGGCCGAGCGCATCCAGGTGTCGCTGCTCAACGTGATGGAGGAGCGCGACATCCAGATCCGCGGCTACGCGCTGCGACTGCCGCTGGACGTGCTGCTCGTCGCCACCGCCAACCCCGAGGACTACACGAACCGGGGACGCATCATCACCCCGCTCAAGGACCGGTTCGGCGCCGAGATCCGCACCCACTACCCCCTCGAGGTCGCCGCCGAGGTCGACCTGGTCCGCCAGGAGGCCGACCTGGTCGCCGAGGTGGGCGACCACCTGCTGGAGGTCGTGGCCCGGTTCGTGCGGCACCTGCGCGAGTCGTCCGCGATCGACCAGCGCTCCGGCGTCTCCGCCCGGTTCGCGGTCGCCGCCGCCGAGACCGTGGCCGCCGCCGCGCTGCGCCGCTCGGCCCTCACCGGCGAGTCCCCGGCCGTCGCCCGCCCGGTGGACCTGGAGTCGGTGCCCGAGGTGCTGCGCGGCAAGCTGGAGTTCGAGGCGGGCGAGGAGGGCCGCGAGCAGGAGGTCCTCACCCACCTGCTGCGCCGCTCCGTCGCCGACACCGCCCGCGCCGCGCTCGCGGGCGTCGACCTGCGCCAGCTCGCCGAGGCCGTCTCGGACGGGCACCCGGTGGCCACCGGTGAGCGGGTCACCGCCGCCGAGCTGCTCGGCGCGCTGCCGGAGCTGCCCGTGCTGCACGAGGTCGCCACCCGCCTCGGCGCCGACCCCTCGGGCCCGGCCGGGCGCATCGCGTCCGCCGTCGAGCTGGCCCTGGAGTCGCTGTACCTGACCAGGCGGCTGGCCAAGGACGCGGACGACGACCGATCGGTCTACGGGTGA